One Pseudodesulfovibrio cashew DNA window includes the following coding sequences:
- the ilvC gene encoding ketol-acid reductoisomerase — protein sequence MSEIEFEKIYRDEDVDLSILEGKTIAVIGYGSQGRAQSMNMRESGMNIIVGAGDRTRHSSWDKAEADGFTVYPIEEAVEKADIVHILLQDPAQPSVYYESIHGHLKPGQTLSFAHGFAVLYGTIKPPKDIDVVLFVPNGPGPVTRQKFKDGSGIWGCVSVDQDVSGNARETALAISKAVGSTRVGVVDMTFQHETEGDNYEEQVLYGGTIHLMRTMYNIMVKNGYPRSFAYAKAIRSIRSIIDDIDAVGIEAYLTSRASRTCEFAVRHSGPRVINEEAMQEIFEETERGIFARNWLQEFSLGMPTLNRMRRTWADSDMEQTGEIWREKFGK from the coding sequence ATGAGCGAAATCGAATTCGAGAAAATCTACCGTGACGAGGACGTGGACCTGAGCATCCTGGAAGGCAAGACCATCGCCGTCATCGGCTACGGCAGCCAGGGCCGCGCCCAGTCCATGAACATGCGCGAGTCCGGCATGAACATCATCGTCGGCGCGGGCGACCGCACCCGCCACTCCAGCTGGGACAAGGCCGAGGCCGACGGCTTCACGGTCTATCCCATCGAGGAAGCCGTGGAAAAGGCGGACATCGTCCACATCCTGCTCCAGGACCCGGCCCAGCCCTCGGTCTACTACGAGTCCATCCACGGCCACCTCAAGCCCGGCCAGACCCTGAGTTTCGCCCATGGCTTCGCCGTGCTCTACGGCACCATCAAGCCGCCCAAGGACATCGACGTGGTCCTGTTCGTGCCCAACGGCCCCGGCCCGGTCACCCGCCAGAAGTTCAAGGACGGCTCCGGCATCTGGGGCTGTGTCAGCGTGGACCAGGACGTCAGCGGCAACGCCCGTGAGACCGCCCTGGCCATCTCCAAGGCCGTGGGCTCCACCCGTGTCGGCGTGGTGGACATGACCTTTCAGCACGAAACCGAGGGCGACAACTACGAGGAGCAGGTGCTGTACGGCGGAACCATCCACCTGATGCGCACCATGTACAACATCATGGTCAAGAACGGGTACCCCCGCTCCTTTGCCTACGCCAAGGCGATCCGCTCCATCCGCTCCATCATCGACGATATCGACGCCGTGGGCATCGAGGCGTATCTTACCTCCCGGGCGAGCCGAACCTGCGAGTTCGCGGTGCGCCACAGCGGCCCCCGCGTCATCAACGAGGAGGCCATGCAGGAGATCTTCGAGGAAACCGAGCGCGGCATCTTCGCCCGCAACTGGCTCCAGGAGTTCTCCCTGGGCATGCCGACCCTGAACCGCATGCGCCGCACCTGGGCCGACTCCGACATGGAGCAGACCGGCGAAATCTGGCGCGAGAAGTTCGGCAAATAG
- the allE gene encoding (S)-ureidoglycine aminohydrolase produces MPYPEGFLKNRSSYEPGKYAVITTEGRVINVVPGITGCALSILASPKLGANFVQMVGTVSTEGRTTMPYGQAENIETLLFVMDGEGSLDVTVDGQTETLTAGGYIYSPPGKGIDFASKGDAPVTILLYKQRFIPHPDPAMKQPWVVCGSIRKIEESHYDQMENVFVRDLLPVDEAFDMNFHTLAFLPGGCHPFVETHVQEHGMYVYQGQGLYLLDEAWLPVESGDFIWIAPFCKQACYGTGLERMEYIYSKDCHRDEAI; encoded by the coding sequence ATGCCTTATCCCGAAGGATTCCTGAAAAACCGGTCCTCGTACGAGCCCGGAAAATATGCCGTCATCACCACCGAGGGGCGCGTCATCAACGTGGTCCCCGGCATCACGGGCTGCGCCCTGTCCATCCTGGCCTCGCCCAAGCTCGGGGCCAACTTCGTGCAGATGGTCGGCACGGTCTCCACCGAGGGCCGGACGACCATGCCCTACGGCCAGGCCGAAAACATAGAGACGCTCCTCTTCGTCATGGACGGCGAGGGCTCCCTGGACGTCACCGTGGACGGCCAAACCGAGACCCTGACCGCGGGCGGCTACATCTACTCCCCGCCCGGCAAGGGGATCGACTTCGCCTCAAAGGGCGACGCCCCGGTCACCATCCTCCTTTACAAGCAGCGTTTCATCCCCCACCCCGACCCGGCCATGAAACAGCCCTGGGTGGTCTGCGGCTCCATCCGCAAAATCGAGGAGAGCCACTACGACCAGATGGAGAACGTCTTCGTCCGCGACCTGCTGCCGGTTGACGAGGCCTTTGACATGAACTTCCACACCCTCGCCTTCCTGCCCGGCGGCTGCCATCCCTTCGTGGAGACCCACGTCCAGGAGCACGGCATGTACGTCTACCAGGGCCAGGGCCTCTACCTCCTCGACGAGGCCTGGCTGCCCGTCGAGTCCGGCGATTTCATCTGGATCGCCCCCTTCTGCAAGCAGGCCTGCTACGGCACCGGCCTGGAACGCATGGAGTATATCTACTCCAAGGACTGCCACCGCGACGAAGCGATCTAG
- a CDS encoding DUF362 domain-containing protein, whose translation MAKTQVFFTDFRTKAFGDGLPTKLKKMIKKAGLGDIELEGRFAAIKLHFGELGNISYLRPNYAKAVADVVKELGGKPFLTDCNTMYPGKRKNALEHLECAWENGFTPLTVGCPILIGDGLKGTDDVAVPVQGGEYVKEAKIGRAVMDADVFISLTHFKGHEVTGFGGAIKNIGMGCGSRAGKAEQHSDSKATINPELCKGCRSCLKECANNALDFDEEANKASVNQDNCVGCGRCLGACNFDAISFGFDAAVKSLNCRMAEYTKAVVDGRPHFHISLVVDVSPNCDCHGENDVPILPNLGMFASFDPLALDQACADACLAATPLPGSQLAENMAKPDFKDHHDHFCNSTPESEWQTCLAHAEKIGLGSREYELVVVK comes from the coding sequence ATGGCAAAGACACAAGTCTTCTTTACTGATTTTCGGACCAAGGCCTTTGGCGACGGCCTTCCGACCAAATTGAAAAAAATGATAAAGAAGGCGGGGCTCGGCGACATCGAGCTGGAAGGCCGGTTCGCCGCCATCAAGCTGCACTTCGGTGAGCTCGGCAACATCAGCTACCTGCGTCCCAACTACGCCAAGGCCGTGGCGGACGTGGTCAAGGAGCTCGGCGGCAAGCCCTTCCTGACCGACTGCAACACCATGTATCCCGGCAAGCGGAAGAACGCCCTGGAGCACCTGGAGTGCGCCTGGGAAAACGGCTTCACCCCGCTGACCGTTGGCTGTCCGATCCTGATCGGCGACGGCCTCAAGGGCACGGATGATGTCGCTGTTCCCGTACAGGGCGGCGAATACGTAAAGGAAGCCAAGATCGGCCGGGCCGTCATGGACGCTGACGTGTTCATCAGCCTGACCCACTTCAAGGGCCACGAGGTAACCGGCTTCGGCGGGGCCATCAAGAACATCGGCATGGGCTGCGGCTCTCGCGCGGGCAAGGCCGAGCAGCACAGCGACAGCAAGGCGACCATCAACCCCGAGCTGTGCAAGGGGTGCCGCTCCTGCCTCAAGGAGTGCGCCAACAACGCTCTGGACTTCGATGAGGAAGCCAACAAGGCGAGCGTGAACCAGGATAACTGTGTGGGCTGCGGGCGTTGCCTCGGCGCCTGCAACTTTGACGCGATCTCCTTCGGCTTCGACGCGGCGGTCAAGTCACTGAACTGCCGCATGGCGGAATACACCAAGGCCGTTGTGGACGGGCGTCCGCACTTCCACATTTCGCTGGTCGTGGACGTCTCCCCCAACTGCGACTGTCACGGAGAAAACGACGTGCCCATCCTGCCAAACCTCGGCATGTTCGCGTCCTTCGACCCGCTGGCACTGGACCAGGCCTGCGCTGACGCCTGCCTCGCGGCCACCCCGCTTCCGGGCAGCCAGTTGGCTGAAAACATGGCGAAACCGGATTTCAAGGATCATCACGACCACTTCTGCAACTCCACGCCCGAGTCGGAGTGGCAGACCTGCCTGGCTCACGCCGAAAAGATCGGCCTGGGCTCCAGGGAATACGAACTGGTCGTGGTCAAGTAG
- a CDS encoding cytochrome c biogenesis CcdA family protein, with protein MDQIFILINQWMTGGALLGALGCFLWGMVSVLFSPCHLASIPLIVGYVAGQDKIIEGRQASMYAILFTTGLFITIAAIGVICSLLGRMLGDVGSYWTIVVGLILLWVALDMLGVSKCSISGGLMAKLKVKGIPGAFVLGLAYGILSGSCTFGFIAPILAIITVQEKVLTGVLFIVLFGMGHCIPIAVAGSSAAMVKKLLANSAWQRGGVVFRRLAGGLIGLLGLYFIAQPFLAAG; from the coding sequence ATGGATCAGATATTCATCCTTATCAATCAGTGGATGACAGGCGGGGCGCTGCTCGGTGCGTTGGGATGCTTCCTGTGGGGCATGGTCAGCGTTCTGTTCAGCCCCTGCCATCTGGCTTCCATCCCGCTCATCGTCGGCTATGTGGCGGGGCAGGACAAGATCATCGAGGGAAGACAAGCCTCGATGTACGCAATTCTCTTTACCACAGGTCTGTTTATCACCATTGCCGCCATTGGCGTGATTTGTTCACTGCTGGGCCGCATGCTCGGTGACGTGGGGTCTTACTGGACCATTGTTGTGGGGTTGATTCTCCTGTGGGTCGCCCTGGATATGCTTGGCGTATCCAAATGCTCCATATCCGGCGGGTTGATGGCAAAGCTGAAAGTGAAAGGAATACCCGGCGCTTTTGTCCTTGGGCTTGCCTATGGAATCCTGTCGGGATCATGCACTTTTGGTTTTATCGCCCCGATTCTCGCCATCATAACGGTACAGGAGAAAGTTCTCACAGGCGTTCTCTTCATCGTGCTTTTCGGCATGGGGCACTGCATCCCCATTGCCGTGGCGGGCAGTTCCGCCGCCATGGTCAAAAAACTGCTCGCCAATTCGGCATGGCAGCGAGGTGGGGTAGTGTTTCGCCGCCTGGCAGGTGGTCTGATCGGCCTTCTTGGGCTGTATTTCATCGCACAACCATTCCTTGCGGCCGGGTAG
- a CDS encoding thioredoxin family protein has product MAKKIAVFVCCLFLVSMALAATSCMAQEAKPSVSSSDLISGAPQNLPIKGMVTMVEIGAHSCIPCRMMMPIIEELSEEYEGRAAIAFIDVWEHREQAAKYGVNTIPTQIFYDAQGKEQYRHTGFLDKESLVAKLVELGVK; this is encoded by the coding sequence ATGGCTAAAAAGATTGCGGTCTTTGTCTGCTGCCTGTTCCTGGTGAGCATGGCCCTCGCGGCAACCTCCTGCATGGCGCAGGAAGCGAAGCCATCTGTCTCCTCATCGGATTTGATTTCTGGCGCTCCCCAAAATCTGCCGATTAAGGGGATGGTCACCATGGTGGAAATCGGTGCCCATTCCTGCATCCCTTGCAGGATGATGATGCCCATCATCGAAGAGTTGTCCGAAGAGTATGAGGGCCGGGCCGCAATAGCATTCATCGACGTCTGGGAGCACCGGGAGCAGGCTGCCAAGTATGGTGTTAACACTATCCCCACGCAGATCTTCTACGATGCTCAAGGCAAGGAGCAGTATCGGCACACGGGCTTTCTGGATAAGGAGAGCCTCGTGGCGAAACTGGTCGAACTTGGCGTAAAGTAA
- a CDS encoding putative zinc-binding protein — protein MSNCSCSCGAAPKFVFSCSGAADVGEVADQAARELSRQGKVKMFCLAGIGGRVSGIVKSTEAADQIVVIDGCPLNCASKTLEEAGLSEFEHVELQAMGLKKGESPVSPELINAVVAEATKRIKG, from the coding sequence ATGTCCAATTGCAGTTGTTCCTGTGGCGCAGCCCCGAAGTTCGTGTTTTCCTGTTCCGGAGCCGCAGATGTCGGAGAGGTGGCAGACCAGGCTGCCAGGGAGTTGTCACGTCAGGGTAAGGTAAAGATGTTCTGTCTGGCCGGAATCGGTGGCCGGGTCTCGGGTATCGTCAAAAGCACCGAGGCTGCGGACCAGATTGTCGTCATTGACGGCTGTCCCCTGAACTGTGCCAGCAAGACGTTGGAGGAAGCCGGTCTTTCGGAATTCGAACATGTCGAACTGCAGGCGATGGGGCTGAAGAAAGGTGAATCCCCGGTTTCGCCGGAGCTTATCAATGCCGTTGTCGCAGAAGCGACTAAGCGCATCAAAGGATAG